One part of the Flavobacterium johnsoniae UW101 genome encodes these proteins:
- a CDS encoding SDR family oxidoreductase translates to MNKVVLITGGSSGIGKSIGEFLHKKGFVVYGTSRNPEKVLNSIFPLVALDVRNADSIKSAVSKIIETSGRLDIVINNAGVGITGPLEEIPMEEIKNNFETNFFGPIEVMKAVLPKMREQKSGLIINITSIAAYMGLPYRSVYSASKGALELITEALRMEVKQFGIEITNVAPGDFATNIASGRYHAPIVKGSAYEKVYGDTLAAMNEHVDAGSNPNEMAEAIYKIIQKEKPKVHYKVGVFMQKFSIVLKRALPDKVYEKMLMNHYKL, encoded by the coding sequence ATGAATAAAGTTGTTTTAATTACCGGAGGATCTTCAGGGATTGGAAAATCTATTGGTGAATTTTTGCATAAAAAAGGTTTTGTCGTGTATGGAACGAGCCGAAATCCTGAAAAAGTCTTGAATTCTATTTTTCCTCTTGTGGCTTTAGACGTTCGAAATGCTGATTCGATTAAATCGGCTGTCAGTAAGATTATCGAAACTTCGGGCAGACTGGACATTGTCATTAACAATGCCGGAGTTGGAATCACGGGACCATTAGAAGAAATTCCGATGGAGGAAATTAAGAACAACTTTGAAACGAATTTTTTCGGTCCAATTGAAGTTATGAAAGCTGTTCTGCCAAAAATGCGCGAACAAAAATCAGGTTTAATTATTAATATTACTTCTATTGCCGCTTATATGGGACTTCCTTACCGAAGTGTGTATTCGGCTTCAAAAGGAGCTTTAGAATTGATTACTGAAGCTTTGAGAATGGAGGTAAAGCAGTTTGGAATTGAAATTACAAATGTAGCTCCCGGTGATTTTGCAACTAATATTGCTTCCGGACGTTATCACGCGCCTATTGTAAAAGGTTCTGCTTACGAAAAAGTGTACGGAGATACACTTGCTGCAATGAACGAACATGTGGATGCAGGAAGTAACCCGAATGAAATGGCCGAAGCGATTTATAAAATCATTCAAAAAGAAAAGCCAAAAGTGCATTATAAAGTAGGTGTGTTTATGCAGAAATTTTCAATTGTTTTAAAACGCGCGCTTCCGGATAAGGTTTACGAAAAAATGCTTATGAATCATTATAAGTTATAG
- a CDS encoding formimidoylglutamase, giving the protein MEKLIPFTVNDLAKVTNHRSGEIKFGEKMIVLPKDADKIKFLQESEAKYVLLGIPEDIGVRANYGRPGTASAWENAIKSIANIQHNRFSKGSQIIVLGQLDVSAEMRDVENLDFNDIDDRSKLSQLVEKIDKEVSHIIFTIMKAGKTPIIIGGGHNNAYGNIKGSALAKGKPINAVNFDAHSDFRILEGRHSGNGFSYAYEEGFLKKYFIFGLHENYTSKSVLDLIKKLEDRVRYNTYDSVNIRKEKDFTREMALALEFIKTDAFGIEIDLDAIPNIASSAMTISGFSVEELRQFISFFGQHKNAAYLHICEGAPDLADSPNNNLIGKLIGYLVTDFIKANNEKEKLA; this is encoded by the coding sequence ATGGAGAAATTGATTCCTTTTACTGTCAATGATTTGGCAAAAGTCACAAATCATCGTAGTGGTGAAATAAAATTCGGAGAAAAAATGATTGTTTTGCCGAAAGACGCAGACAAAATCAAATTTTTACAAGAATCTGAGGCGAAGTATGTTCTTTTGGGAATTCCGGAAGACATTGGTGTACGTGCGAATTATGGAAGACCCGGAACAGCATCAGCGTGGGAAAACGCTATTAAAAGTATTGCAAATATTCAGCATAACCGCTTTTCAAAAGGCAGCCAGATTATAGTTTTAGGACAGCTTGATGTTTCTGCAGAAATGCGTGACGTCGAAAACTTAGATTTTAATGACATTGACGACCGCTCTAAACTAAGCCAGCTGGTAGAAAAAATCGACAAAGAAGTTTCGCATATTATATTTACTATAATGAAAGCCGGCAAAACTCCTATTATTATTGGAGGCGGACATAATAATGCTTACGGAAATATTAAAGGTTCGGCTTTAGCCAAAGGAAAACCAATAAATGCCGTAAATTTTGATGCGCATTCTGATTTTAGAATTCTGGAAGGACGCCACAGCGGCAACGGGTTTTCGTATGCGTATGAAGAAGGTTTTCTAAAAAAATATTTTATTTTCGGACTTCACGAAAACTACACTTCAAAAAGTGTTTTAGACCTTATTAAAAAACTGGAAGACCGCGTGCGTTATAACACTTATGACAGCGTAAATATTCGTAAGGAAAAAGATTTTACCCGCGAAATGGCTCTTGCGCTAGAGTTTATAAAAACAGATGCTTTTGGAATTGAGATTGATCTCGACGCTATTCCTAATATTGCCAGCAGTGCTATGACAATCAGCGGGTTTTCGGTAGAAGAATTACGTCAGTTTATTTCGTTTTTCGGACAGCATAAAAATGCTGCGTATTTACATATCTGTGAAGGTGCTCCAGATTTAGCCGATTCTCCAAATAACAATTTAATTGGAAAATTAATTGGGTATTTAGTAACTGATTTTATAAAAGCAAATAACGAAAAAGAGAAATTAGCTTGA
- a CDS encoding dicarboxylate/amino acid:cation symporter, whose translation MQVTETKKKSFLTGLTGQILIAMVLGATLGIILHNSISPEAAQSFSTKIKMLATIFIRLVQMIISPLVFTTLIVGIAKLGDIKTVGRIGGKALGWFFTASFISLLIGLFYVNILEPGVGLKLSHVDMASASEVTAKTQNLSFENFVEHIVPKSIIEAMATNEILQIVIFSIFFGLAAASLGNTVKPVIGALDKISHIVLKMVNYVMNFAPIGVFGAIAAVFAIRDAEELLITYFKFFGSFLLGIGTLWVVLIAVGFIFLGRRMVELLRRIIGPLAIAFGTTSSEAVFPKLTEELESFGVKDRIVSFMLPLGYSFNLDGSMMYMTFASIFIAQFYNVHLDLGTQMAMLLVLMLTSKGIAGVPRASLVVVAATCGMFDIPVEGIALILPIDHFCDMFRSATNVLGNALATSVVGQWEGNDTAENVIEN comes from the coding sequence ATGCAAGTAACAGAAACTAAGAAAAAATCATTTTTAACAGGACTTACAGGGCAGATTTTAATTGCAATGGTTCTTGGCGCAACGCTGGGAATTATTCTGCATAACTCAATTTCACCTGAAGCAGCGCAGTCATTCAGCACAAAAATTAAAATGCTTGCGACTATTTTTATCCGTTTGGTGCAAATGATTATTTCTCCTTTGGTTTTTACCACTTTAATTGTGGGAATTGCAAAACTGGGAGATATAAAAACAGTAGGAAGAATTGGAGGAAAAGCGCTTGGATGGTTTTTTACAGCTTCTTTTATCTCATTGTTAATTGGGTTATTTTATGTAAATATTTTAGAGCCTGGAGTAGGTTTAAAATTAAGCCATGTAGATATGGCTTCGGCATCTGAAGTAACCGCTAAAACTCAAAACTTATCATTTGAAAACTTCGTTGAGCATATTGTTCCAAAAAGTATTATTGAAGCAATGGCAACCAACGAAATTCTACAAATTGTAATATTTTCTATTTTCTTCGGATTAGCGGCTGCGTCTTTAGGTAACACTGTAAAACCGGTAATTGGAGCTTTAGATAAAATCTCGCATATCGTTCTTAAAATGGTAAATTATGTAATGAACTTCGCTCCAATTGGAGTTTTTGGAGCCATTGCAGCGGTTTTTGCCATTCGTGATGCCGAAGAATTATTAATTACGTATTTCAAGTTTTTCGGATCATTTTTATTAGGAATTGGAACTTTATGGGTTGTGTTAATTGCAGTAGGTTTTATTTTCTTAGGAAGAAGAATGGTTGAGCTTTTAAGACGAATCATTGGACCTTTGGCAATTGCTTTTGGTACAACAAGTTCAGAAGCTGTTTTTCCTAAATTAACAGAAGAATTAGAAAGTTTTGGTGTAAAAGACAGAATCGTTTCTTTTATGCTGCCGCTTGGCTATTCTTTCAATTTGGACGGCAGTATGATGTACATGACTTTTGCGAGTATTTTTATTGCACAGTTTTATAATGTACATTTAGATTTAGGAACTCAAATGGCAATGCTGTTGGTTTTAATGCTTACGAGTAAAGGAATTGCGGGAGTGCCAAGAGCAAGTTTAGTTGTTGTTGCTGCTACCTGTGGTATGTTTGATATTCCGGTTGAAGGTATTGCTTTAATTTTACCAATTGACCATTTCTGCGATATGTTTAGAAGCGCAACCAATGTTTTAGGAAATGCTTTGGCAACTTCGGTTGTAGGGCAGTGGGAAGGCAATGATACTGCCGAAAATGTAATAGAAAACTAA
- the hutI gene encoding imidazolonepropionase — MITLIKNIQELLQVRQTSISKVSGAEMAELPTIKNAFLVIKDDLIADFGSMENLPEIKADSIINASGRVVLPAWCDSHTHIVYAGNREQEFVDRINGFTYEEIANRGGGILNSAKKLNETSEEEIYEQSKIRLEEVMRLGTGAVEIKSGYGLTVEGELKMLRVIKKLAENYPISIKATFLGAHAFPTHYKENKAGYIDEIITKMLPEIAQNKLADYVDVFCESGYFSVEETEKIMQAGIDFGLKPKIHVNQFNSIGGIQSGVKFNALSVDHLEIMNPEDIEALKGTETMPVALPSCSYFLSIPYTPAREMIKAGLPLALATDFNPGSTPSGNMNFVVATACIKMKMTPEEAINAATINGAYAMGLSETHGSITKGKKANLIITKPISSYYQIPYAFGSNLIEDVLIDGQII, encoded by the coding sequence ATGATTACATTAATAAAAAACATACAGGAACTGCTCCAAGTACGCCAAACATCAATTTCTAAAGTTTCGGGAGCTGAAATGGCAGAGCTTCCTACAATTAAAAATGCCTTTTTAGTAATAAAAGATGATCTTATTGCTGATTTTGGATCTATGGAAAACCTTCCAGAAATTAAAGCAGACAGCATTATCAATGCTTCCGGACGTGTTGTTCTTCCTGCCTGGTGCGACAGCCATACGCATATTGTGTATGCGGGAAACCGCGAACAGGAATTTGTAGACCGCATAAACGGATTTACTTATGAAGAAATTGCCAATCGTGGCGGCGGAATTTTAAATTCGGCTAAAAAATTAAATGAAACTTCTGAAGAAGAAATTTACGAACAATCAAAAATTCGTCTGGAAGAAGTCATGCGTTTAGGAACCGGAGCTGTCGAAATAAAATCAGGTTACGGATTAACTGTTGAAGGCGAATTAAAAATGCTTCGTGTGATAAAAAAACTGGCAGAAAATTATCCAATTTCAATAAAAGCTACTTTTTTGGGCGCACATGCTTTCCCAACGCATTATAAAGAAAACAAGGCAGGTTATATTGATGAAATCATCACTAAAATGCTTCCTGAAATTGCACAAAACAAACTGGCAGATTATGTAGATGTTTTCTGCGAAAGCGGTTATTTCTCTGTTGAAGAAACAGAAAAAATCATGCAGGCGGGAATTGATTTTGGTTTAAAACCAAAAATTCACGTTAATCAATTTAATTCTATCGGCGGTATTCAGTCTGGAGTTAAATTTAACGCACTTTCTGTAGATCATCTTGAAATAATGAATCCAGAAGACATTGAAGCCTTAAAAGGCACCGAAACGATGCCTGTCGCATTACCTTCATGTTCTTATTTCTTAAGCATTCCGTACACACCAGCACGCGAAATGATTAAAGCAGGATTACCTTTGGCACTTGCAACCGATTTCAATCCTGGTTCTACTCCATCCGGGAACATGAATTTTGTTGTAGCTACAGCTTGTATTAAAATGAAAATGACTCCTGAAGAAGCAATAAACGCGGCAACAATTAACGGCGCTTATGCAATGGGACTTTCAGAAACTCACGGAAGTATTACAAAAGGCAAAAAAGCCAATTTAATTATAACTAAACCTATTTCATCTTACTACCAAATTCCTTATGCTTTTGGAAGTAATTTAATTGAAGATGTTTTAATTGACGGTCAAATTATATAA
- a CDS encoding glutaminyl-peptide cyclotransferase, giving the protein MKKYNFLAVILLGITLIGCKGTKKGENSLFTIDDSAFPAHFLPKESVSIGILNPNSKEIDSIVYFVNDKKVGNTKGAEKFKFDLKDQKLGYQYLKATAYFGGDSSDATKRIEVVSDIEPKLLKYKVVNTFPHDTTAFTEGLEFHDGLLFESTGQKENSYFRSVDYKTGKVIKQVDLPKEYFGEGITFINNKIYQLSWQEKTGFIYDAKTFKLEKTFKYDKDIEGWGMTHDDKYIYHSDGTEKIWKMDPNTQKLIDYINVYSGSSKIKSINELELINGKFYVNVWQKDAIAVVNPTSGSVEGILDLSGLRKFVKAKNAEVLNGIAYNPQTKTIFVTGKYWDKLFEITVSE; this is encoded by the coding sequence ATGAAAAAATATAACTTCCTAGCTGTCATTTTATTAGGAATCACATTAATTGGATGCAAAGGCACAAAAAAAGGTGAAAATTCTTTATTTACCATTGATGATTCTGCTTTTCCTGCCCATTTTTTACCAAAAGAATCAGTTTCAATCGGAATTTTGAACCCAAATTCTAAAGAAATTGACAGCATAGTTTACTTCGTTAACGACAAAAAAGTAGGAAACACAAAAGGAGCCGAAAAATTTAAATTTGACTTAAAAGATCAAAAACTAGGTTATCAATACTTAAAAGCAACTGCTTATTTTGGCGGAGACTCTTCTGATGCTACTAAAAGAATTGAAGTCGTTTCTGATATCGAACCTAAATTATTAAAGTATAAAGTAGTTAATACTTTCCCTCATGACACTACTGCGTTTACAGAAGGCTTAGAATTCCATGATGGCCTTTTATTTGAAAGTACTGGTCAAAAAGAAAACTCATATTTCAGGTCTGTTGATTATAAAACAGGAAAAGTAATTAAGCAAGTTGACCTTCCTAAGGAATATTTTGGCGAAGGAATAACTTTTATAAATAATAAAATTTATCAGTTAAGCTGGCAGGAAAAAACCGGTTTTATCTATGATGCAAAAACTTTTAAACTAGAGAAAACTTTCAAATACGACAAAGATATTGAAGGCTGGGGAATGACACATGATGATAAATACATTTACCATTCAGACGGGACTGAGAAAATCTGGAAAATGGATCCAAATACTCAAAAATTAATTGATTATATAAATGTATATTCTGGTTCTTCAAAAATTAAATCTATTAATGAATTAGAATTAATTAACGGGAAGTTTTATGTAAACGTTTGGCAAAAAGATGCAATTGCTGTCGTAAATCCAACTTCTGGTTCAGTAGAAGGAATATTAGACCTTTCAGGTTTACGTAAATTTGTTAAAGCAAAAAATGCAGAAGTTTTAAACGGAATAGCTTACAACCCACAAACCAAAACAATTTTTGTTACAGGGAAATATTGGGACAAATTGTTTGAAATAACAGTTTCTGAATAA
- a CDS encoding DEAD/DEAH box helicase gives MLFEDLSLSKSIQKAVFEEGYLNPTPIQEKSIPIVLAGRDLIGCAQTGTGKTAAFAIPIIHQLHRIVGSSKKAKQIRALIVTPTRELAVQIGQSFDTYSKYTNLTQLTIFGGVSQNPQVDALKNGVDVLVATPGRLLDLHKQGFLDLNHLHTLVLDEADQMLDMGFINDVKKIVKLTPKNRQTLLFSATMPLAIRELAEMFLQDPEKVEVSPVSSTAENVEQRVYFVDKTEKRNLLYRLIKEENLSNVLVFSRTKHGADNVVKALRKKNIPAEAIHGDKSQNARQRVLDAFKNKEVGVLVATDIAARGIDIEQLPYVINFDLPNIPETYVHRIGRTGRAGNGGIAISFCGKDEEPYWKDIKKLIKVDVKIITDHPYPWHSGSPEAGEKPKNSNRSGGAHKSRKSSASKQNKKRWY, from the coding sequence ATGTTATTCGAAGATTTATCACTCTCAAAAAGTATACAAAAAGCCGTATTTGAAGAAGGCTATTTAAATCCCACTCCTATTCAGGAAAAATCTATTCCGATTGTTTTAGCCGGAAGGGATTTAATTGGCTGCGCGCAGACAGGAACAGGAAAAACAGCGGCATTTGCGATTCCAATTATACATCAATTACACCGAATTGTAGGTTCATCAAAAAAAGCCAAACAAATTCGCGCACTTATTGTAACGCCTACGCGTGAACTAGCGGTACAGATTGGGCAGAGTTTTGACACGTATTCTAAATATACCAATTTAACGCAATTAACTATTTTTGGCGGTGTTTCTCAAAACCCTCAGGTTGATGCTTTAAAAAATGGTGTTGATGTTTTGGTGGCAACTCCGGGCCGATTATTAGATTTACACAAACAAGGTTTTCTTGATTTAAATCATCTGCATACCTTGGTTTTAGATGAAGCAGATCAAATGCTGGATATGGGTTTTATAAACGATGTAAAAAAGATTGTAAAACTTACGCCAAAAAACAGACAAACTTTATTATTCTCTGCAACAATGCCTCTTGCAATTCGCGAATTGGCAGAAATGTTCTTGCAGGATCCTGAAAAAGTTGAAGTTTCTCCGGTTTCATCAACTGCAGAAAATGTAGAACAGCGTGTTTATTTTGTTGACAAAACAGAAAAAAGAAACCTGCTTTATCGTTTAATTAAGGAAGAAAATTTATCAAACGTACTGGTTTTTTCGAGAACCAAACATGGTGCAGATAATGTTGTAAAAGCGCTTCGCAAAAAAAATATACCGGCAGAAGCCATTCACGGAGACAAATCGCAAAATGCGAGACAGCGTGTTCTGGATGCTTTTAAAAATAAAGAAGTCGGCGTTCTGGTTGCTACAGATATTGCAGCAAGAGGAATCGATATTGAACAGCTGCCTTATGTTATCAATTTTGATTTACCAAACATTCCTGAAACTTATGTACACCGAATTGGCCGTACAGGACGTGCAGGAAACGGCGGTATTGCAATATCTTTCTGCGGTAAAGACGAAGAGCCTTACTGGAAGGATATTAAGAAATTAATAAAAGTAGATGTAAAAATTATTACAGATCATCCTTACCCATGGCATTCAGGAAGTCCTGAAGCAGGAGAAAAACCTAAAAATTCAAACAGAAGCGGCGGTGCTCACAAATCGAGAAAATCAAGTGCTTCAAAACAAAATAAAAAACGCTGGTATTAA
- a CDS encoding ATP synthase subunit B family protein — protein MDKITEFLPTIFTVIVFLVIWFVLRRILSSLSDKINNSEVYKEETLKVLEEIRDELKELNKNNSSKQF, from the coding sequence ATGGATAAGATTACAGAGTTTTTGCCTACTATTTTTACTGTGATTGTTTTTCTGGTTATTTGGTTTGTGCTTCGCCGAATTTTAAGTTCTTTGAGTGATAAGATTAATAATTCTGAAGTTTATAAAGAAGAAACATTAAAAGTTCTGGAAGAAATTAGGGATGAATTGAAAGAATTAAATAAAAACAATTCTTCTAAGCAATTTTAA
- a CDS encoding response regulator, whose translation MPHIRIFLFTLLFLNCFSNFAVAQSEPVSEARINRLIKEAWDDFKDSNFERSLITSRVALNYATAAKNDNLIAKAYKVIAGNYNELSEIDKALFFYNKGLYYANKTDNDSLKYSLHNNIGNIYCFEKKQFDKGIDYYQKSIAYSLKTNNSDQIYFTNVNIAWAYFDIGRFDAGYPYLKFVGDHVEKYGDASTEIIVYMLNGMYSSYKNENTAANSYFLKAIAAGENSDEKSDLSYTHLEYSKFLTKIKNYKEAYKHLVKFNEITEELYNQEKLKKASIAGFNLELDEYKRQIDKIENEKTSQSQSLKKSRIIVILFILTSLILLFLIVTLIKNIGFKKKHNLELLEAKEIAEEASLLKTQFISTISHELRTPLYGVVGITNMLLEEHKELSQSQHLSALKFSARYLLSLVNDILQINKIEENKVVLESLTFNISDEITMIKNSLSFLSQKNNNKINVEIDDYIPEYLIGDKLRLGQILMNLVSNALKFTKNGEVDIIVKLHKIEGKLYYLDFLIRDNGVGIAAVDQNKIFEKFVQVGRKDEDYQGTGLGLSIVKRLLGLFGSTITLESDLGAGTAFSFVIPFEHDPQKTKKIIEDIEVDLTSSEIYKILIVEDNLINQLVTKKIIEKNNFVCKVVDDGFGALTILEKERFDLILMDINMPLMNGFEATKRIRLLGVKTPIVALTAFDKDEITDEALSSGMNDIIVKPFEPVKLFKIINYLIIEAKNAGF comes from the coding sequence ATGCCCCACATACGGATTTTTTTATTTACACTGCTATTTCTGAATTGTTTCAGCAATTTTGCCGTAGCACAATCTGAACCGGTTTCAGAAGCCCGGATAAACAGATTAATTAAGGAGGCCTGGGATGATTTTAAAGACTCCAATTTCGAAAGATCTCTCATTACTTCACGTGTAGCATTAAATTATGCCACAGCAGCAAAAAATGATAATTTAATTGCAAAGGCATACAAAGTTATTGCCGGAAATTATAACGAATTATCAGAAATTGATAAAGCTCTTTTCTTTTACAATAAAGGTTTATACTACGCAAATAAAACAGACAACGATTCGTTAAAGTACAGTCTTCACAACAATATAGGAAACATTTATTGTTTCGAAAAAAAGCAGTTTGATAAAGGGATAGATTATTACCAAAAATCAATTGCTTACAGTTTAAAAACAAACAACAGCGATCAGATTTATTTTACCAATGTCAATATTGCCTGGGCTTATTTTGATATTGGAAGATTTGATGCAGGATATCCGTACTTAAAATTTGTTGGCGATCATGTTGAAAAATACGGAGATGCTTCCACAGAAATTATTGTGTATATGCTGAATGGAATGTATTCTAGTTACAAAAACGAAAATACAGCCGCTAATTCTTATTTTTTAAAAGCAATTGCCGCCGGAGAAAACAGCGATGAAAAATCGGATTTGTCTTATACACATTTAGAATATTCAAAATTCTTAACCAAAATAAAGAATTATAAAGAGGCTTATAAGCATCTTGTAAAGTTTAATGAAATTACAGAGGAACTTTATAATCAGGAAAAATTAAAAAAAGCATCAATTGCCGGATTCAATTTAGAGCTGGATGAATATAAAAGACAGATTGACAAAATTGAAAATGAAAAAACATCACAGTCTCAAAGTCTTAAAAAATCAAGAATTATCGTAATCCTGTTTATACTCACATCTCTAATCTTACTTTTTTTAATTGTAACGCTGATTAAGAATATAGGATTTAAGAAAAAACACAATTTAGAGCTCTTAGAGGCAAAAGAAATTGCAGAAGAAGCCTCATTACTCAAAACCCAATTTATTTCGACTATAAGCCACGAATTGCGTACACCACTGTATGGTGTGGTAGGAATAACAAATATGCTTCTTGAAGAACACAAAGAATTATCGCAGAGCCAGCATTTAAGTGCTTTAAAATTTTCGGCACGATATTTACTTTCCTTAGTTAACGATATTCTTCAAATTAATAAAATTGAAGAAAACAAAGTAGTTTTAGAAAGCTTGACATTTAATATTTCGGATGAAATAACAATGATCAAAAATTCACTTTCTTTTCTATCCCAAAAAAATAATAACAAAATTAATGTTGAAATAGACGATTATATTCCGGAGTATTTAATTGGTGATAAACTTCGACTGGGTCAGATTTTAATGAATTTAGTGAGCAATGCGCTAAAGTTTACAAAAAACGGGGAAGTTGATATTATCGTTAAACTACATAAGATAGAAGGGAAATTATACTATCTGGATTTTTTGATAAGAGATAACGGAGTTGGAATTGCGGCTGTAGATCAAAATAAAATATTCGAAAAATTCGTTCAGGTAGGACGAAAAGATGAAGATTATCAGGGAACGGGATTAGGTTTAAGTATAGTAAAACGATTATTGGGGCTTTTTGGAAGTACAATTACGCTGGAAAGTGATTTAGGTGCAGGAACTGCATTTTCATTTGTAATTCCGTTTGAACATGATCCTCAAAAAACAAAAAAAATAATTGAAGATATAGAGGTGGATTTAACATCAAGCGAAATTTATAAAATTCTTATTGTAGAAGATAATCTAATTAACCAGCTGGTTACTAAAAAGATTATCGAAAAAAATAATTTTGTCTGCAAAGTCGTTGATGACGGTTTTGGAGCGCTTACAATATTAGAGAAAGAAAGATTTGATCTTATTTTAATGGATATTAATATGCCGTTAATGAATGGTTTTGAAGCTACAAAACGCATTCGGCTGTTAGGGGTAAAAACGCCTATAGTGGCGTTGACTGCTTTTGATAAAGACGAAATTACAGATGAGGCACTTTCATCAGGAATGAATGATATTATTGTAAAGCCTTTTGAGCCTGTAAAATTGTTTAAGATTATAAATTACTTAATAATAGAAGCGAAAAACGCTGGTTTTTAA
- the fsa gene encoding fructose-6-phosphate aldolase, with the protein MKFFIDTANLAQIKEAQALGVLDGVTTNPSLMAKEGITGKNNILKHYVDICNLVEGDVSAEVNALDFEGMVKEGEELAELHEQIVVKLPMTKEGVMAAKYFSDKGIKTNVTLVFSVGQAILAAKAGATYVSPFVGRLDDISTDGLNLIQEIREVYDNYGYETQILAASVRHTMHIVNCAKIGADVMTGPLSAIYGLLKHPLTDIGLAQFVADFEKGNK; encoded by the coding sequence ATGAAATTTTTTATTGATACAGCTAATTTAGCTCAAATTAAAGAAGCACAAGCTTTAGGTGTTTTAGATGGTGTAACAACTAATCCGTCGTTAATGGCGAAAGAAGGTATTACCGGAAAAAACAACATCCTTAAGCATTATGTTGATATTTGCAATCTTGTAGAAGGTGATGTAAGTGCTGAAGTTAATGCTCTTGACTTTGAAGGAATGGTTAAAGAAGGTGAGGAGCTTGCTGAATTACATGAGCAAATCGTTGTAAAACTGCCTATGACTAAAGAAGGAGTTATGGCAGCAAAATATTTTTCTGATAAAGGAATTAAAACTAACGTAACTCTTGTTTTCTCTGTAGGACAGGCTATTTTGGCTGCTAAAGCCGGAGCTACTTATGTTTCTCCGTTTGTAGGCCGTTTAGATGATATTTCTACTGACGGTTTAAACCTGATTCAGGAAATTAGAGAAGTGTATGATAACTACGGTTATGAAACTCAAATTTTAGCTGCTTCAGTACGTCACACAATGCATATTGTAAACTGTGCTAAAATTGGTGCTGATGTTATGACTGGACCACTTTCTGCAATTTACGGATTGTTGAAACATCCTTTAACTGATATTGGTTTAGCTCAATTCGTAGCTGACTTCGAAAAAGGAAACAAGTAA